Genomic segment of Candidatus Dadabacteria bacterium:
GCTGAGGCACAAGACGCATTGGATGCTTGAACTTCCCGCCAATCCTGTAAAGCATACCCTCAAGTATTTTGCCGACGCGCTTGGAGAAGCCATGGCAGGCAAGAAGGGGTTTCCAAAGCCAATGAGCAGAAAGAGGACCGCCCCCGGCTTCACGCTTCCAAGCAGGGAAAATTTCTGTATAAGAAGAATGGACAGAAAATATTCCCTGCTTCGCATTCCCGTGGTCGGCTGGGTAAAGATTACCCGTGGGGGAGGCAATCCATGGGAGAGCGGCACACCGAAACAAGTGGTGCTTCGCCATGACGGACACAGGTGGCGTGCCTTTGTTTCCTACGAGGTTGAAGTGGAGAAAAGGCCGGATGACGGTGAGGTTCTCGGAGTTGACATGAACGCACGCCAGGTTGCCACTTCAGATGGAGATTTCTATCATCTGCCCGATTTAAAGAAAAAAGAGAAGCGAAGGAAGTGGTATCAGAGAAAAATGGCAAGGCAGGCAAAGGGGTCTAACAGAAGGAAAGATACGAAAAGAAAACTTGCCAAGGTAAGCAGGAAGATAGCCAATACACGGAAGGACTGGACCCACAAGACCACAAGGGATATCTCCGGGAAATGCGGAACTA
This window contains:
- a CDS encoding transposase, whose amino-acid sequence is MAREIRTVEFVVLPITKTKAKKMFQIAGACRYVWNHFREKNLTDYQAFKNGKGERPKTSCFSLGVEFTKLRHKTHWMLELPANPVKHTLKYFADALGEAMAGKKGFPKPMSRKRTAPGFTLPSRENFCIRRMDRKYSLLRIPVVGWVKITRGGGNPWESGTPKQVVLRHDGHRWRAFVSYEVEVEKRPDDGEVLGVDMNARQVATSDGDFYHLPDLKKKEKRRKWYQRKMARQAKGSNRRKDTKRKLAKVSRKIANTRKDWTHKTTRDISGKCGTIVVEDLNVKNMTASARGTVENPGKNVKQKAGLNRAILDTAFGEIRRNLEYKCGRLVEINPAYTSQTCSECGHTDKENRKTQARFLCVSCGFASNADTNAAMNIRRLGMAQLHGEGTGISTVPANREIDTRLSHG